TCTTTGTTGGCCTCTTTCTTCGTCGTCGAAGCGGGACGACGGTAGTTGCCCCCCTCGCCCTCTTGGGACTTGTGAACGCTTCCATGCACTTATTGAGctgaatgaaaaatttaaaaacttaaaaccctcgtttttcaattattttctaccTTTTCTCTGTGCAACCAAACGTTTTATTaattcttctatttattttctgcCCTAGAGTCATCTGTTGCTATCTACTGCATTATAGTTCTAGTCTCGGTTTCTGCTGTTgctatctattattattatttcttaatggAATTTTGCCTGCAATCGGCTGGGTTTATTGTTTTCGTTTAGGGTTTTTCTGGAGATGAAGAAGAACTGACGGAATCAGAATCAGATGGACCTGTCCTCTCAGAAGACGAGGTACATGGTAATTACCTTTAGATTTCTTGTTGGTTGTCATAAGGGTTGAGCATTTAGTTTTTCTGGGTTTGTGAATAATACTCCCCAATTCAAGAATGTAATTTATTCTAGTCGCCTgcattttctcaacaaccatgTAAGCCctgttgtttttgtttgttgagTGGGAATGAGACCCGGGGATAAGAATTTATTCCCTTCTCAAGTATTCATCGTCTGGGATGGACATTGAATTATGACGAGCATCCTCTCCTAAACTCAAGTCTTTGATTACTTGCAGTTTAGAGGACTTCCATTCGTTGGACTCCAAACCCTTGAGAACATCTCCTCGACTCTTTCTTGCCTTTAAAAAAGGGTGTACCATTCCTATTCTGGTCATTCTGTGAATGGCATTAGGCTTTAAAGCATTAGTTTGTTGCTTTTCTGCTCCTGATCAGCTTCTCAACATCCATTTTATGCATAAAGGTCTGGTGATTTTGTGTTTGGccatattttaatattgttcTATGTAACTATGGCAGGACTATGTTAGTGCAGATGGAGATGATAGTTTGCATAATGACCCTAGTGAAGAAAATGAGGGTGGGAGCAGCGAATCTCATCAAGGAATTGAAGAGAGTGATTCATCTGAAGATGAGGTCTGTTTCATTTTTGTATCTTGATAATAAAACCTAATGCTCCATCATTTGTGAGCAAAAGCACATGAAAAAAACAGAACTTGGAATCTACTAACGGGTTGGGATGAAGTTATCGTAGTAAGATTTCAAGTTTTCCTGGGTTTTTCCTTATTTGCTCCTCTCATCTTGCAGATTGATTAGCAAAACATTCAAGCAAAAGGTTTTTTGTATGCCTTGAGTTGTACactgtttctttattttatacatGTTCTTATTTTATCCTTGATCTATATAGCTATCTCGATCTTCTTGTTAGGTATTACTCCCTTCCTTTATTAATCATCCTTTGTAtttttggaaggatttctcatcttATGCTtgtacttaaaaaaattgaatgcatCGAATTGTTTATttctaatacaaaaaaaaagtacaaatgTAAAAAATCtgggttttttttccttttcctgtcTTAGTGGCTAAATGTGTCATGATGTTATTTAGGTGTTGTTGCTTGGTTATAATTGAgttctgtttcttcttcttcttcttttttggttttaatagGTGGCTCCTCGAAATACAATTGGAGATGTTCCCCTGGAATGGTATAAAGATGAGGAGCATGTTGGATATGACATTTCTGGgaagaagataaagaagaaAGTTAGACAAGATAAACTTGATTCTTTTCTAGCGAGTGCTGATGACTCAAAGAATTGgtgggttttctttctttctttctttttttgataggtaaatttttgtcgcCATTGGGAACTTGAACCTAGAAACTCCCACAAATCCTCCCCAACCATTTATGACTTGAGTTAGGCCTCAAGGGCTGGTGGGTTATCTATTGTAGTGATATACTTCTTCACATGAGAATCTTAATGGTGGGAATAGTTTTCCCACCCTATTTTTATGGCAGCATTGAGCTGGCTATTTAAGGGCTAGAAATATCGACTGATTGTATTGTTGCTTGTCAAGCTATCTAAGTATCTTCTTCAACAGAATGTAATCTTTCAGCTTGGGTTAGCATGTGCATAAGAGAAGGATCGATgcctttgattgattttgtaaattgtgAGGGTGAGGGTGGTTTTTTGTGGCTTCTCTTTCAAGGCCTTTCTTTAAGGTGCCTCATGTATACGTCTTGTGTACTTTACTTGTTATTATTTTCTGTCATCAATTTATACATACCTTTCTTTACCTGTTAAAAAAAGTATCTTCTTAAACAGAACTCCTgtttagagtcatttttcttttattatgtttatGGAATGTTGAGAATTTACTCATTTTTCAGTTTCTAATCTAGGCTGTAGTCTTTTAGCTCTATGTGATTTACTTGATGCTTGATTTTAAGGTTTCTAatgcatttcttttatttcaatcTTATGATGTATAATTCTTATGtaagtgaaaattaaaattgcaaattggatataggaCAAACACAGTTAGACCTTTGACTTGTTCCTACATTAGGTTTCTCACCGTATAATGAATTGGTATGCTAGATTTATATCTCAACATATCATTAGTTAAAACTGGCACTCTTATTGACAGTTGAGACTATTAACTCATAGTGAAGAAATTTGGCTTATGTGTGAAATAAAATGTGCAGTATCTAGAGGCAAAAGTGTCTAGCTATTGGAGAAGAGTCGATATATTTCTCATTTTGGTTCAATATTGAATAGGATAGGAAGAAAACATTGTGTCACTCTTCTTTAATGTCAAAATAATTGATATGGAAATGAGAGGTAGAAAAACGGTAGCTATTATAAAACATACGATGCATTATAGGCGTGTGATCATTACTCTTCAACCAGGTTATTCTTTCTCTAAGAAGATATGGATTTCTGAGTGTTGTTACTCTGGTTATGTAATGTGCTTAAATTTCAACAATTGTACAACTCTGATAAAATTCTGCagattattatttcttttctagttgttatatcattttgcactattcttattttatcattttatatttatttatgcagTATTAATATGTTTTATGTGCATGTATTCAGGCGCAAAATTTATGATGAGTATAATGATGAGGAAGTGGAGTTAACAAAACGTGAAACTAGATTAATACGTAGATTGCTCAAAGGAAAGGCACCACATGCTGAATTTGATCCATATGCGGTCTGTAATTCCCTCTCATTTCATGgtcattggtttttttattgCTGTCATCTTCTTATAGGTTCCTATTATTTCAACAGAAATAGTTCCCAGAAGGATTTTGTGGGAAATCATTTTTTGCTaaggctttttttttcctctgtgGATGATTCACTATAACTATGAGGAAAAGTTATTATGTATTATTCATCATTTACCACTgggaaaaaaaacttttgacatccaaaatttattttctggGGAAAAACTTTGGAATCTGTAAGGAAAAGAAGATTGATTTTGTAACAACTGTTTTTGGGAATCTAACTCCTTCATAtcttcaaaaagaattttaacaaGCCTGATATTTTCAATCTCAGCCTTAATTATTCTTTTACAGATTCTGTTCTTCATTTTGTGCCCTAAGTTAATTTCCGCATGCTTGAATGCAGCCTTATGTTGACTGGTTTAAATGGGATGATGCTAAGCATCCACTGTCCAATGCACCAGAACCAAAGAGGCGGTTCATTCCTTCAAAATGGGAAAGTAAAAAGGTAAATATTCTCAAGCTTAGGGCTTTCAGATAATGTTGATGAATAATTGGTTTATAAAGTGTTGTCTTTTTTGTCCcttcttatatattatttctttcattattcTTTCTGGTTCCATCGTTCTATTGGTATATAACCTGATTGGTGTGGCCTCATTGAAGACACTATTCAGAAACTGCCGTGTATAATTACATTTTTGATATAAAAGTTGACATTTCTCAATGAATGTAAGGTCCTTCAAGGAGAGTATTAAACTAATTATTTCCTTATTGCCATTGTTTCTTGTTTCTAAGTAACAAGGACCCCAGTTATTTAACGATTTTTATGCTGTGGCAACATGTATCTGATGTTCATGTTCAGCATGTGTCAAAGGGctgcattttcatttttataatgttGACCTTTTCTTCTAGGACTGCCATTTGGGGCATGTACATCTGTTTGTTTTCTACTTCCTTGGAGTAATCTTCATTAATGTAGTTCACTTTTATATTAAATAGTGGTTGAAGGTCAAAGATAATTGCTTGGTTTATGGTCTGCTGTTCTCCTTTGAATTGTAGGTTGTTGAATATGTTAGAGCAATTAGAAAGGGATTAATAAAGTTTGACAAGCCAAAAGAAGAACCACGTGTTTATCATTTGTGGGGAGATGATTCCAGCTCAACAGAAAAGGCTGGCCATGGGTTAGCTTATATTCCTGCCCCAAAGTCGAAGCTGCCAGGTATAGGCTCTTATCATAACCTGTTGCTATAAAAATTGTTACAATtgatgatttcctttttttttctcatgtgaattatttgattttgattttcaagCAACTATTTGCTTTCAGGCCACGAGGAGTCATATAATCCTTCTTTAGAATACATCCCAACACAAGAAGAGATTAATTCTTATCAGCTTATGTATGAGGAAGACCGCCCTAAATTTATTCCAAGAAGGTAATACATTGTTTGTCCATCCTTTACTTAATGCTCACAAGCTTTACTTGGTTGCTAGTTGAGCATCTAATATCCTAATCAATATGTATTTTCCTAGGTTTTTGTCTCTAAGAAGTGTCCCTGCATATGAGAATGCGGTCAAGGAATCATTTGATCGCTGTTTGGACCTATATTTATGTCCTAGAGCCCGGAAGAAACGTGTAAGTGAGCCAGattggagaaaaataaatttgagtgcTGGTTGAATGTCAAATATAATGTTTCTCTCATAAGATCTGGaataatcaaattaacaaaacatgcttttttattattctagATCAATATTGATCCCGAATCTTTGAAGCCCAAACTACCTAGTCGAAAAGATCTTAAGCCTTACCCAGTAACATGCTATCTCGAGTATAAAGGTCACAAGGGTGCAGTTATGTCAATTGCTACTGAAGCATCAGGACAATGGATTGCTTCTGGTAAGGATTCTAATCTTATACCTTTATTACATTGTTAGTTGTGAGGAAGCTTAGGAATTGTTGAAGGTGTATCTTATCATGTCCTCTAATCTGCAAAGGTTCAATTGATGGATCTGTACGTGTTTGGGAGGTTGAAACTGGTAGATGCCGTCGAGTCTGGGAGATTGGTGAAGCTGTCCATTACGTGGCATGGAATCCTTTGCCCGGGCTTCATATTTTGGCCGTCTCCTCGTAAGGCTGTCTGCTTTCcttttttgagtttttggatCTTTCCTTCTTTATTCTGAGGAGATCTTGTtcattttgaatgaaaattaacAAATGCACAGGGGACAAGATGTGCTTCTTTTGAACACTGGATTGGGGAAtgatgaagaacaaaaaaatattgaacaACTTCTTCGCATTGAGACACCTGGTTCAATGGATGACACTGGTCAGTGTAATATAGCTGTCATTTCTATTGTTCTATATAAAATGAATGTTATTTAACCCTAACCCTTAGGCTTGACTCAAGTGCAAGAGGTTTTGTTGGGGATATGGGAGGttcaatgttaaaaaaattttacgtatcaaaatttttaaaaataaaataacagtaTTTGACCTCTTTAATGTATTCTGTGTGCATAGgcaacaccacatccattgtgaGCTGGGTTCAAGATGATAAGCATGGTGGGATCAGGCTAAAGCATTTTAAGGtatattgtgttttttatttttttattcctttattttaatcctttttgcagttattttttttttcaacgtGCTGGACTGAAGTTAAGTTAGCCTTGCTATTAAGAATTTAACTACTCAATTTTGTGTGCTCTCATAGACTGTTTCTTCAGTAGAATGGCACCGCAAAGGAGACTACTTGTCAACAGTAATGCCAGCTGATATccttttaatgattttattttgtttctattattgAATGGTTTACAAGCATTAAGTGGGAGTTTTGGGCACATtcacctttatttatttgtttatttattactGTGAACGCATTAATATTCCCTTTAAATTGCTCTCATATTTGCTGTGAGGGGATGGATGTTACTTTAACTTAATGCTAGGATGCCCCATCTATAAGAAAGGAGTAGCATGTGAGATTTAGTGgcatatatactttttttataCGCTATTATGCATTGTCTTTGATTGGAATGATTTTTTCACAAAAGCTCCTTGTGTATCTGTAAACATTCGTTGTCAGATTATATCTGCATGGCTTTCTCTTTTCTGGAATATAGTTAAGTGGATGAGTGATGGCTGAAAGTAAAGAATTCATATTTACTTTTCTTGACTTGGGAATTACGTGAATCTAGAGCAATACTTATTCACCAGCTCTCTAAGAAGCTTACCCAAAGAATTCCATTCAAGTTGCATGGCCTTCCAGTTTCATCAATTTTTCATCCAACGCGTTCgatcttcttcatttcaacaAAGAAGAATGTTCGAGTATATGACTTATTGAAGCAGAAGCTCGTTAAGAAGCTTGAGACTGGGCTCCGTGAGGTGTCTTCAATTGCAGTTCATCCTGCTGGTATGTTTCTTAattcattttcatgttttttttttccttctaatttttttattttttaaatttggtagATGAAAGTTAGTAGTATTACTTTTCTTCATTTAATCATATGTAGGAGAAGTTATGAGGTTTCCTTTGTGTCAATTATCTGCCAAACATATCTGAAATGTCCCTTCTATGCAGGTGATAATGTAATTGTCGGGAGCAGAGAGGGAAAGTTGTGTTGGTTTGACATGGACCTTTCATCTCAACCTTACAGGATTCTCAAGTATGTCATGCTTCTTTTTGCAGAAAAAGGGGaaagaataaacaaaaagaagtttttgttttgttttgttttgtttctctttAATGTTGTGTGGCTTTTCAAATTTGAACTTCAAAGATGTTGAATCTGTAAATTTTTAGGTGAATCTCATAATTTAATTTCGcaatagatgaaaaataattagttataatataaaaattgtgaactTGAAACTGAGAGTTTGACCATTAACACAGAGGAAAGAATCATGATAGGGGATAGCTCACCTGCATATATGCACATCACATATCTGTATATATACATTCATGGATCACATTTCCATAGCCTGCAAGAgtgttttgttctttttttaaccTTGTTTTTCTTATGTGATATTATTTTCTCCTGTGTGATTTGGAAATTCTCAGGTGTCACCCTAAAGACATTACCAATGTGGCTTTCCATCATTCATACCCGCTCTTTGCAACATGCTCTGATGATTGTACTGCATATGTTTTTCATGGCATGGTTTACTCTGATCTTAATCAGAATCCTCTTATTGTTCCCTTGGAAATTCTTAGAGGGCATTCCAGCACAAATGGAAGAGGTTAGTCCTttgaatttattctttattgtttttctgTTATTGCTGAGTGTTTAGTgctttgaatttatatttattccttTCTAATACTAGCATCTGATATCACCCGTGCCTCCAACTAAGGTACCTAACAACaatgaattaataaataatcatcaatgtaaaaatgatggttt
Above is a genomic segment from Vitis riparia cultivar Riparia Gloire de Montpellier isolate 1030 chromosome 7, EGFV_Vit.rip_1.0, whole genome shotgun sequence containing:
- the LOC117918688 gene encoding ribosome biogenesis protein BOP1 homolog isoform X2, which codes for MDLSSQKTRYMDYVSADGDDSLHNDPSEENEGGSSESHQGIEESDSSEDEVAPRNTIGDVPLEWYKDEEHVGYDISGKKIKKKVRQDKLDSFLASADDSKNWRKIYDEYNDEEVELTKRETRLIRRLLKGKAPHAEFDPYAPYVDWFKWDDAKHPLSNAPEPKRRFIPSKWESKKVVEYVRAIRKGLIKFDKPKEEPRVYHLWGDDSSSTEKAGHGLAYIPAPKSKLPGHEESYNPSLEYIPTQEEINSYQLMYEEDRPKFIPRRFLSLRSVPAYENAVKESFDRCLDLYLCPRARKKRINIDPESLKPKLPSRKDLKPYPVTCYLEYKGHKGAVMSIATEASGQWIASGSIDGSVRVWEVETGRCRRVWEIGEAVHYVAWNPLPGLHILAVSSGQDVLLLNTGLGNDEEQKNIEQLLRIETPGSMDDTGNTTSIVSWVQDDKHGGIRLKHFKTVSSVEWHRKGDYLSTVMPAGESRAILIHQLSKKLTQRIPFKLHGLPVSSIFHPTRSIFFISTKKNVRVYDLLKQKLVKKLETGLREVSSIAVHPAGDNVIVGSREGKLCWFDMDLSSQPYRILKCHPKDITNVAFHHSYPLFATCSDDCTAYVFHGMVYSDLNQNPLIVPLEILRGHSSTNGRGVMDCKFHPRQPWLFTAGADSVIKLYCH
- the LOC117918688 gene encoding ribosome biogenesis protein BOP1 homolog isoform X1, whose protein sequence is MAKRETPRLDSLNKKKKEKEKKMDESSKHQQEENVGDKQLHQGFSGDEEELTESESDGPVLSEDEDYVSADGDDSLHNDPSEENEGGSSESHQGIEESDSSEDEVAPRNTIGDVPLEWYKDEEHVGYDISGKKIKKKVRQDKLDSFLASADDSKNWRKIYDEYNDEEVELTKRETRLIRRLLKGKAPHAEFDPYAPYVDWFKWDDAKHPLSNAPEPKRRFIPSKWESKKVVEYVRAIRKGLIKFDKPKEEPRVYHLWGDDSSSTEKAGHGLAYIPAPKSKLPGHEESYNPSLEYIPTQEEINSYQLMYEEDRPKFIPRRFLSLRSVPAYENAVKESFDRCLDLYLCPRARKKRINIDPESLKPKLPSRKDLKPYPVTCYLEYKGHKGAVMSIATEASGQWIASGSIDGSVRVWEVETGRCRRVWEIGEAVHYVAWNPLPGLHILAVSSGQDVLLLNTGLGNDEEQKNIEQLLRIETPGSMDDTGNTTSIVSWVQDDKHGGIRLKHFKTVSSVEWHRKGDYLSTVMPAGESRAILIHQLSKKLTQRIPFKLHGLPVSSIFHPTRSIFFISTKKNVRVYDLLKQKLVKKLETGLREVSSIAVHPAGDNVIVGSREGKLCWFDMDLSSQPYRILKCHPKDITNVAFHHSYPLFATCSDDCTAYVFHGMVYSDLNQNPLIVPLEILRGHSSTNGRGVMDCKFHPRQPWLFTAGADSVIKLYCH